The DNA region CTGGAAGGCGACCTCACCGGCGTGGGCCACGAACTTGAGCGTCAGGGAGCTGACCTGCATGCAGCCGTCGCACTTGCACATGCGGTCGGCGATGAACTGCTCTCGCCGTGAAACGAAGGCGCGGCGGATGTCCGCGACCATCCGGGCGAAGGCGGGAAAATCGTCGCCCACGGCATAGAAGAACGCCGCGTCTCCTTCGAGCTTTGCGAGCTTGAGTGGGCCCGAGGCATCAATGACGGCCTCGAGCAACTGCGCCACCGTCTCCTGCGCGTGCGCGAGGCTGAAGCGGTGGTGACTCATGAAGCGGGTGTATCCGCCGATATCCGCGATGAGCAGAAGCGCCTTCTCGATCGCCATGCGGCGGCCACCCTAACACAGTGTCCGGAAGTTGACGCGAGCAAGATGCTGAAGCCCGTCCATCCGGAGCGGCTCGCGCGGACGCTGGCGCGGCTTACGGTCCGGGAGCAGGGAAGGCCCGGGCCCGCGCCCCGGCCGACTCCAGGGCGGGGCGGGTGTCGTGTTCCCAGCGATCGATTTCAGCAATGCGGGTTTCTGGCAGGGGTGTGTTGCCAGGAATTGCCATTCAATTCTATCTCACGCTCGCTCATCTAGACCGAATGGGTGCACGAGGGCTTCTCCGCTGGAGTCTGGGTGCGTGTGTCTTCACTTGTCGCACGTCCAGTCGCACGACCAAAGGGAGCCGGTTGATGAACGTCATCAAGACGCCTGAGGTAGCCACGAAGGAAGGCAAGGTGCAGGGCCTGGTCGAAGGGAAGATTTCTGTCTTCAGGGGCATTCCCTACGCGATGCCTCCCACGGGAGCGCTGCGCTGGAAGGCGCCCGAGCGCGCCACTCCATGGCCCGGTGTCCGCGAGGCCTTCAACTTCGGCTTCTCCGCGTACCAGTCCCGTCAGGCCTGCATCGAGGCCGGCGGTGGCGACCCCGGTGAGATGCACGAGGATTGTCTCTTCCTCAATGTGTGGACGCCCAAGCTGGATGCGGGCGCGAAGCTGCCCGTGGTGTTCTGGATTCACGGCGGCGCCTTCGTCATCGGCTCGGGCCGTCTGCCGCCCTATGAAGGGATTCATTTGGCGTCGCGCGACGTGGTGCTGGTGACCTTCAACTACCGCCTGGGGCACCTGGGCTTCTTCATGCATCCGGCGCTGGAGAAGGAGAATCCGGGTGGGCCCGCGAACTTCGGCCTGCTGGACCAGGTGCTGGCGCTGGAATGGGTGCGCGACAACATCGCGCGGTTCGGCGGCGACCCCGGCAATGTCACGGTGATGGGACAGTCGGCGGGCGCCAAGAGCGTCCTGTCGCTCTTCACGTCGCCGCAGGTGCGGGAGAAGAACCTCTTCCGCCGGGGCGTGGCCATGAGCGCGTACGTGCTCCAGGAGAAGCCCCTGGCGGACGCGCGGCTGGCCGGCATGGCCTTCGCGTGGAGGAACGGGCTGGACCGGCTGCTGGCCACCATGAAGGACCTGCGCGAGCTGGGGCCGGAGAAGTTCTGGATGCTCCCCGCGGACACCGCGAACGCGCCCAGTCCCATCTACGGAGACTCCGTCCTTCCCGAGCCTATCCGCGAGACCTTCGCGCGCGGAGAGCAACTCTCCCTGCCGCTCATCCTCGGCAGCACGAGTGACGACTCCAGCGTGGTGTCCTCGTTCGGAATCGACCCCGCCACCATCCTTGAACGCCTGGGCGCCTTCGCCGAGTCCATCCGCCAGCTCTACCCCGACGTGGACGATGACCGGGAGATTGGCCGGCGGATGTGTCGCGACTTCGTCTTCACGGTCATGCCCCGCTTGCTGGCCACCCGCCACGCGGAGCGCGGCGCCGCGGTGTGGCGCTACTACTTCGAGTACCGCGCGAAGATGCTTGCCCCTCGGCAGCGTCTGGGTGTGCCTCACGGGGGCGAGGTGCCCTACTTCCTGGAGACGGCCGCGGACGTGCCGCCCACCGGAGCGTTGTTCACGGAGGAGGACGGGACGTTCATGCGTCACCTGGTGGATTCACTGGTCCAGTTCGCGCGCACGGGCGCGCCCGGGCCCGTGGCCCAGGTGAGCTGGGAGGGGCACACGGAGACGCAAGACAGGCTGCTGAGGCTGGATGGCTCACCGCAGGGGGTGACGGACTTCGAGCGAGACATCCTGCAAGCCGCCGAAAACCTCATGCCCTTCCTGGACAGCCTCGCCAAGCCGCCTCCGCCGAAGCTGCCACGCGCCACCTCGGCCGCGGCCACCGCGAGCAGCAACACGCGGCAGGAAGGCCGCCCGTAGTCAGGGGTGTGACGGACCCGGTGGTGTGTCGCATCACACCGCCGGGCTGCTTCATGTCGCCGTCGTCACTTCGGCCCGCGGCTCCAATGACAAGTCATCAACGCTCCGCCCCATTCCAAAGTGTGGCGGAGATGTAATGAAACAGGCATGTCGCAAAACGTGAGCGCCTCCGAAAGCGGTAGCGCTTCATCCGGGGCGGGGCTGGTAGATGGGGAAGATCGTGTGTTACGGTTTTTTAAGCGTGGGTCGGCTAGTCGTGCTTTGCCGTTTCACGTCTTCCCCAGATACCCGAGGTCTCCATGATGTCAGTGAAGGTCATGCGGCGGTGGTCGACAGTTGGCGCGATGTCGTTGCTGGTCGGTTGCGGTCCGGAGATGGTCGAGGAGCAGGCGGAGTCGGTGGCGCCGGCGACCATCGAGCAGGACATCGTCGGTGGCACCACCACGACCATCAATGAGAATCCGTGGCAGGTGTCCCTGCGGTACGGCGGCCACTGGTGCGGTGGCTCCATCCTCAACAAGGATTGGATTCTGACCGCGGCGCACTGTGTGGATGGCTACGCCGTCACCAGCATCGTGGCGGGCTCCACCTCGAGCACGAGCACGAGCACGGGCCAGACGCGCAACGTGGCGCAGACCATCATTCATGAAGATTACGGCGCTTCCGGCAACGACGTTGCCCTGCTCCGTCTGGCCACGTCGCTGGACCTCAATGGCACCACCGTCGCGGCCATTCCCCGCATCTCGGCGGCGGATGCCGCGAGCGGCGCCACCGACCCGGCCGTGGTCGCGCGCGTGACGGGCTGGGGTGCGACCTCCTCCGGTGGTTCGGGGTCCGCCACCCTGCGCACGGTGGACGTCAACGTGATTTCGAACACGGAGGCGCAGCAAAGCTACCCCAATGAGTACATTGGCCCGGATCAGATTGGCGCCAAGGCGCCGGGCAAGGACTCGTGCCAGGGCGACAGCGGTGGTCCGCTCACCGTCAATCACAATGGCACCCGCAAGCTCGCGGGCGTCGTGAGCTGGGGCTACGGCTGCGCCGACGCGCGCTACCCGGGTATGTACGCGCGCGTGTCGTACTTCGAGAGCTGGATCGACTCCAAGCTCAGTGGGACGACCCCGCCGCCCGGCACCACGCTGCTGACCCAGACGAACCTGTCCGGCTCGTCCAGCACCTGGAAGCACTTCGCCATCACGGTCCCCAGCGGCACGACGTCGCTCAAGGTGGTGCAGTCGGGGGGCTCGGGTGACGCGGACCTCTATGTGCGCAGCGGCTCGCAGCCCACCACCAGCGCCTACAACTGCCGGCCCTATCTGGCCGGCAACGAGGAGACCTGCTCCTTCTCCAACCCCCAGGCTGGCACCTGGTACGTGTCCGTGCGCGGCTATTCGTCCTACTCGGGCGTGTCCGTGACGGCCACGATTCCGTAATCACGCGCAGGCTCGCGGGTGACGTCCCGTTGAAACCCCCAGGCCCCATGGACGGGCCTGGGGTGCTTCAAGGCTGGCTCACTCCGACCAGTGCTGCTCCGACAGGATGCGGTATCCGGTCACCGTGTCGACGTAGAACTTGACCTGGATGCCGCCCCACGGGCCCTTCCCGTAGCTGATGAAGCAGCCCTTGAAGGTGCGCCCGGCGGTGCGCGCCTGCAGCTCCGCCAGACCGTCGGTGTAGAGCGTCTCCGGCAGCGGCTCGTTGCGGTCCGCGTAGTCGACCGTGCTCTTGATCTCGTTGTAGACCTCGGTGCCCGTGGCCAGCTCGGGACGGACAGTCCAGACCTGACCCGCGGGGAAGAGGCTGGGGTCGATGCCGAAGCACTGCGCGCTCTTGAATTCGCCATTGCCGTGAGCGCCGTCAATCACGTCCTGGATGTCGAAGTCCTGGCTCAGGCGGGACGTCCACAGGCTCTCCTCCTGCGCGTTGATCACGGCGATGAGCGCCGTCAGGGCGTAGCCCTGCGTGGCCGCGTTGCGGAGGTTGCGCAGGCTGACCGTGCCGATGCCAGTCACCTCGGAGATGGCCTGCGCCGACGTGAAGGGCCGCAGGTTGAGGAGGTTCGTTGCGCCGTTCCAAGCGTACGGCAGGACGGCGTACAACGCGCTGCTGTCGATGGTGTTCACCAGGTTGACCAGGGCCGCCGCGTCATCGGTGGAGAGCGCGAGCTCGTCCAGGATGCCGGCGCAGGTGCTGGTGATGTAGCCCAGCGCGCGGGCGCCACCCTCGATTTGAGTCAGGCGCACCGGGCCGACACCCCGGACCGCGGACACCTGCGCCAACGTGGAGAAGGGCGCCGTCGCGCGGTAGCCGACGAGGTTCTGGGCGACGTCACTGGGGAGATAGGCGTCCAGCGTGGACAGAGACGCCGTGTTGACGAAGGTGAGCAGGCCCTGACACTCCGGGGCCACGTCCACGTCCGTGGTGGTGAGCGGCGCGTCCTGGTGCTCCGTGGACGAAGAAGACGGCTCGGACTCGGAGCCGGTGGGACCACATCCGACCATCAGGCTCGCGGAGAGAAGGGCTGGAACTAGACGACGCATCGAGGATTCCTCCTGGGGGTACGGCGGGGGAGGAGGCTCCATACACCAGGCCCCTGACTCGCCCAGCATCCTTGGATTGCGGGCTGCTGACTTCGCTCATGGGCCGGGTTATGCCGCGTCCACCAGCCCGCTCGAAATGTCATGGTGCTGGAGGGAGGCGACGCGCGTGTCGAACCGGTCCGAAGAAGTCGAACGATTCATGCAGGAGCTCGAACACGCCCGGAAGGACGAAGTCGAAAGCCTGCGCACCGCCATCCTGGCCGCCCATCCAGGCATCGCGGAGCGCATCAAGTGGAACGCGCCAAGCTTCTGCTTCAAGGACGATGACCGGGTGACATTCAAGCTGAAGCCCAAGGACTGCGTTCAGCTCATCTTCCACCGGGGCGCGAAGGTGAAGGCGACGCAAGGCTTCTCCTTCGACGACACCAGCGGCCTGCTGCAGTGGGCCGCCCCGGACCGAGCCATCGTCACGCTTCGCGACCTGGCGGAGGTGAAGGCGAAGAAGAAGGCGCTGTGCCAGGTCGTGGTCCAGTGGATGGAAGCGACCTCGCAGTGAGCGCTCAGGTATCGAGGGCCACCTGACGCGGGGGCGTCCATGCAGCGCCCGGAAGCCCGCCGTGTTCCTCGGTTCAATCCGCCGTGCTACGCGTGAAGTCGCCTGGCGCTTCGCTCAAGTACGTACATCACGCACGAGTCCCAGCCGACAAAGCCCTCGGATGACCCACCACCCCAGGTCCAGCTCGTGTGCCTTCTGGCCCATGCGTGCGGAGCCTGGGAAGGCGTGGTGGTTGTTGTGGAAGCCCTCGCCGAACGACAGCACGCCAAGCACCCAGATGTTCGTACCGCTCTCCGCCGCGCCCGGCAGGGCGTAGCGCCGCTCTCCCCAGACATGGGCCGCGTAGCCCACGGCCCAGTGTCCGAGGATGCCGGCGGCCGTGCGGGCGCAAACGCAGAGGGCCACGGCCTCGGGGCCCAGCACCGCGAGCACCACCCCCGTCAGCCCGAGCACGTGGAGCGGCCAGGTGCGCTCCAGGAAGCACAGCCACGGGTCCGTCAATACGTCTGGAGGAAGCCGCGCCAGGGCCCGGTCATCCGCGGGCTCGAAGCGCAGGTGCAGGTTCCAGCCGAAGTCGCGGGCCATCGAGTGCTCATAGGCGAAGTAGGGCGGACAGTCGGGACGGTTCTGCCAGTAGTCGCGCACCGCATGCAGGCGTGCCCACGACAGGGGACCGCCGAGCCCGCTCAGCACGAACAGGTACGCGAGCACGCCGCGTGTGAGAGGGCCCGCCTCGTAGGTGCGGTGGATGACGCCGCGATGCAGGCCCACCGAGTGTCCCAGGCAGAGCGTCGCGAAGGTGAGCAGGAGCGACACCACCACCGTGGTGGGCGTCGCCGCCGCGAGCCCCACGGTGACACCGGGGATGAGCATGCCCCAGAGCCACAGCGTCCGCGCCGCATCGAAGCGCAAGCGGCCCACCTCGGGAGGCACCAGGGATGCGGTGCTCGCGCGCGGCTCGCCTGTGCCTTTCCCGTTCAGGGAGACCTCGGCATGTCCCAGCGTCGCGGTATTCATCGCGTCACCTCTTCCGCCTGGGCACGCGCCGGTTCGCCGAAGAGCGCCTGCCGGCAGAGGGCGTCCGCGCCCAGGACCATGCTTCCGGCACCAGGCAGCCGGAGCAGGAGCGATGCAGGGGGCAGTAGGCCCGCCAGCATCGACACCAGGCCCTCGGTGGCGCGCTGACGTGGGCTCTTGTCGAGCAGCCACCACAGCACCACGGCCAGATGCGCGACGTAGAGCAACCGGCCCAGTGCATGGGCCACCGTGGCGTTGCTCGGGACGTCCGTGGCGCCCGCGACGGCGTCTTCAAAGACGGCCTGGACCCGCTGCCGGGAGAACGCCGTCTGCGGCGCGAACAGGCCGTCCTCTTCTCCGCCCACGAGCACGGGAATCAGCGCCTTGAGCACCTCGTGGTGCGGCCCGAGCACGCCAAGGCTTGCCCGGAGCGCGAACAGGAAGCGCTCCCGCCAGGAGCCGGCGGGCAACGCCTCGGCGCGCGCCGCATACGCCGAGGACAACTCGTCGTACAGCGCCAGGACGATGGCGCGCTTGCTGGGAAAGTACCGGTACAGCAGGCCAACGCTCACCCCCGCCTCCTTGGCGATGTCCCGCAGATGGGTGGCCTCGTAGCCCCGCGCGGAGATGAACCCCAGCGCGGTCGCATACAGCCGCTGGCGCGTCTCGTGGCCCTGCTCCGTCCGGCCCCGGGGGCGTCCCCGCTTGGGCCCGCCCGTCGCTCCGGCCTTGTTCCGCGTCGCCATGGCCTCCCCCCTTCTTTTCGGTGAACCTGTTCACTGAAATGATGCCTGGAGTGAAGGGCGGGCGCAAGCGGGGACACCCTCAAGGTCTGGCGAGCGGTGCTCGACGAGGAATTCACCGATGAAAAAGTGGGCTGTTGCCAACGTGGTGGCCGCGCAGCTCGCGCCCAGCACGGCCATCGACACCGGTCCGGACGTCACGGGCCGCGCGGCGAACGGGTTTTCGCTCCCTCGTCCGTCGTCAACGCACCGGTGGGGCCATTGCATGCCCCTGGAAACGCGCGTCTTCGGAGGGGGATTGGGGGCGGGGGGAAGGTGCGCCCCTTGGCCCACGTCCGCGCCATCCCGCATTCTTGGGGGGAGGGAATCCGGAATGCCGCCGCGTCATAGATTGAGGCTTTGAGAGGGGCTGATGTCATTTCATGCTCCAGTCGGGAAGTCGCAGCGGACTGGAGGCTTCTGCACGGAGCTTGTCTGTCTTGTTTGATTTGGAATGACGCAGGGGTGAAGCGGGAACGTCTGGAACCTCGATTCGGTCCAATAGACAGGAGGCCGGTGGCTCGCGGCCTTTTTGTCTGGATTGAGCCTGGGAGGATTCCATGAAGAATGGCCATGGACGTTGGTTCGCGTGGATTGCTGGCGTGGTGCTGTTGGTGGGATGCGGCCCCGCCGATGGAGAGGCACCACAGCCGGGCGAACCGGTCGAGGAGGAATCCTCTCCGCCAGGGATTCCCGCCGAGTATCTCGGTGAGGGCGAGGTCGAGAGTTCCGCCATCTGTTGCAACGTCAAGTGCAGCGGGACCTGGTACGGGCCCTTTCCCTCCATCAAGTATGACCTGTGCGCGAAGTACGGAAGGTACTACTGCCCGCAGAAGAAGCTCACCTATCAAGGGCACGCCTGGCGGAACTGCTAGCCATTGTCAGTGTGCAAGGACACGTGAGGGCTGAAACCATGAGAAATCAAATGAAGAGCACGTTGCCGCTGTGGATGGGGGCGCTGTTGGCTGTGGGGTGTGGTGGCCCGCTGCCCGAGGAGTCGCAGGAGCCGCAGGAGTCCATCGCCATTCCAGAGCAGTACCTGGAACAGGCGGACCCCAGCACCGAGGATGGAACGGTCAGCGCCCTCAAGGCCTGCTGCTTCATCCGGTGCTCCGATAAGGTCTGGAGAGGTCCCTATCCCAATGTCGTGTATGGCAACTGCCGCAACCACGGAAAGTACCAGTGCGCGAAGCGGGGGCTGGGCTATGCGGGTGCGGATTGGAAGGACTGCTAGCACGTAGGTCGCGGGGCCTCTCTCTGCCTCAGCAGAGAGGGGAGAGAGGCTTCCGCGGGTTCCTGATGCTCAGGGTATGTGGAGCTTCAGGACGTACAAGAAGTCCCGCTCGGTGCGGCCCCGTCCCAGGACGAGCCCGTCCTTCAGGATGAGAGTCTCTTCCATCGCATCCTGGAAGTGGGCCCGGGGCGTGGTGTCTCGTTGCAGGTGGAAGGTGACCGGGCCTTCGCCCAGCGTCTCCCAGTAGCGCTGGGACACGAAGTCGTCCGTGGTGACGCTTCCATCGAGCTCCGTGCGCAGTTCGCCCGTGGCGAGGTCGAAGACGCGCGTGTGCATGTCTTCGGCCAGGGTGACGAGCACCTCGCTGCTCAGCGCGATGGAGAAGGGCAGGGACGGGTGGGGAAGCTCATGCAGGCGTGCGCCTGTCCGCACATCGAAGACCCGCACGCACTCATCCATGCTGGAGGCCGCCACGCGCGTGCCGTCCGCGGAGAGTCCCAGGGCGATGACGGGCTCCTGGCTCACCGTCAGGACCTGTTGGGCGCCGGTGGGGAGCGTGATGAGCACGAGCTCTCCCGACGCTCGGCCCACGACGATGACGGGCGCGCTGGCCGCCGCGGCATAGGCGGGGGAAGGCTCGACCACCGCTTCGGTGTTGACGATGACCTTGCCGCCCCGGACCTCGTGGACGTACACGCGTTCGCTGGCCGCATGTCCCGACACGACACAGGTGCCATCCGGCGTGAAGTCCACCCAGGTGATGGGACCTCCAGGTCCGCGCAGCCTGTGCAGCAAGGTGCCGTCCGCCACGCGCCAGAGGTGCACCGCGCCCTCTTCGATGGCGGCCGCCAGCAGCTTCCCGTCGGGAGAGAAGGCAATCGGAAGTTTGTTGACGAGGAGCGTCTGGGCCTTCGCGGCCTGTTCGCCAGGGGGCGCCAGCAGGGTGCGCACGGGGGCGAGGCTCCGTGCGTCGAGCAGCAGGATGCCCAGCCGGTAGCGCCGCTCGTGTGAGGACAGCTCGGGTTGGGCCAGCCATGCGCCGTCGGGACTGACCTGCCAGGTCTGCGCGTAGGCCGCCGGAGAGCCGGGAGGCAGTGCCGTGGCCTGCCCCTGTGAATCGATGACGCGCGTCTCCGAGTGCAGGCGTGTAATGCCCCATGCCCCTTCGGCATGTCCCCACAGGTTCATGACGCGGTCCTGTTCGGCCAGGAGGGTAGGGCTGGGGTCCGCATCCAGGTCGCGGACATGCGTGCGCCCATTCGCCGCGGTCAGCGCGAAGCGCTTGCCGGACGGAAGGAAGGCGGCGCCGCGCTCACGGCCGTCGGAAGGGTAGGGATGCGCCCGGAGCACCTCTCCGTTCCTCGCGTCGAGCAGCTCCACCCGGTTGAAGGCGAGTGCGCCCAGCCGTGCGCCTTCGAGCCAGGCGACCTGGGAATAGGGACCCTGGCCCAGCGCCCCGGGCACGCGCGTCCAGCCTGCCGTCTCCACCCGGATGAGGCCGTCCATGGAGGTCAGCACGAGCCAATCGCCATCCGGGCTGAAGGCCACGGACGAGACGGAGGTGGTGCTGCGGATGTGGGCGGTCTGCGTGCCTGTCTCCAGGTCCCAGATGCGCACCGTATCGTCCGACGCGCCTGACGCCAGCCACCGGCCTGAGGGGTGGAAGGCGACCGTCAACACGGACTGTTCGTGCCCTTCGAGCGTGCGCACCTCCCGGCCCGAGGTCACGTCGAACAGCCGCACCCGCCACCCGAGGTTCGCCGCGGCGAGCCAGCGGCCGTCCGGACTGAAGGCCACCGACGTCACCTGGCCCTCCTGGCGTGTCATGGCGTGGAGGAGCTCGCCCGTCTCGACGTCCCAGATGCGCGCGTCGTGGTCGCGTGAGCCGGATGCCAGCCGCGTCCCGTCCGGGCTCCAAGCGACACTGCGCACTTCGCCCTCGTGCCCCGCCAGTTGGCGGATGAGTGTCCCGGTGGCCACGTCCCAGATGCGGACGTTCCGCTCGTCCTCCCAGGAGCCCGTGGCGAGCCAGTCGCCCGAAGGACTGAAGGCCGCGCACAACACCTGGGCGCCGTGCCGCAGGACCTGGTCATTGCCTTCCAGTGCTCCGGGCAGGGGCCGCAGGGATTCGACCCAGGACGTGCCCTCCCGCGCGGTCCACTGTCCCCTCCAGTGCTCCGCGAGCTTCCACAGGTGCGCTTCCGCGTGGCTCCAGGGCCCCGCGTCCGTGGGCGCGAAGTGCGCAGCCGTGTCTGGGGCGTCGAACCAGCGCAGGCGGTTGTAGAGGCATTGGAAGAGCGTCTCGGGGTGCGCCCGGAGAAGCGCCGCGTCGAGCGCGAGCGCGCGCCGGAGCACCTGCAAGGTCCTGGGGCCGACCGACAGGCTTTCGCTCTTGAGGATGCGTGTGTCCGGGGGCGTCCCGGCGAGCACCTCGTCGAAGGTGGCCAGGAGCGCATCCAGGCCACGCTCCGCCAGGAGCCCCTCAAGGGTGGTGAGTTCGGTCAGCGATTCGAGGGACGGAGAGGTGTGGGGCATTCGCGTCTCGGGTCGTTTGGGCCGACCCTACACCGTGTCAGGTGCCGCGTTCGGCAAGCCTCGCGAGTTGTTTCGTGAAGGCGCCCCACCCGTCGTAGAAGCCCAGCTTCTCGTGCCTGGCCCGGTCGGCGTTGTCCTTGAGGAACTGATGGCGGATGCCTTGGAGGAAGCCTCCGCGCTCGCTAAGAAGGCCGGGCCGCCAGACCGGAGGCAGGCACAGGAGACCCCGAGGGCATGCCCCCCGAGCGAATCAACCGCGGTGATGTGTTCTGGGTGGAGCCCGACGACTCACGAGGCCCGGTCCCCAGCTATTCGCACCCCCACGTGGTGGTTCAGGACGACGTCTTCAATCACTCACGCATCACGACGGTGGTCGTGTGTGCGCTGACGTCGAACCTGCACCGGGCCAGCGAGCCGGGGAACGTGCTGCTCGAAGTGGGAGAGGGAAACCTCCCCAAGCAGAGCGTCGTCGTCGTGTCGCAGGTGTCCTCGGTCGACAAGGCGCGTCTGGGAGAGCGAATCGGGGCGCTGTCGGACGCGCGGGTGGAACAGATTCTTGCCGGCCTGCGCTTCCAGCAGGTGTCGTTCTTCGCGAGGCCGTGAAGCCCCGGTGAGTGGGCTTGGAAACCCCTCGTGATTTCGAGGGGTTCTGTCGTTTTTCGAAAAAGAAGTGCCTGCCGTGAAGGGATTTCTTCCTCGCGCCTCTGAGCTGGCGGAAGGAGGAGGGATGACCTCGAAGAGTTGCGATGGATATCAGCTCGCGCTCGAGATGAGCCGCCACGGTGCTCTCGACGTGCGGGAGAAAGAGGAAGCGGAGCAGCATGCCGCGACGTGTCCGGAGTGCCAGCGGGCCCTCGCACTTTCGGCGGAGATGGACCAGGCGCTTGGCGGCGTGAGCATTCCGGCGCCGCGCTACGCGGAAGTCTCGCGGGCGCTCGCGAAGGACCGCTTCTGGCTGAAATACGGCCCGTGGGCCGCGCTCGGGTCCTTCGTGGGGCAGGGCGTGTT from Myxococcus xanthus includes:
- a CDS encoding TetR/AcrR family transcriptional regulator, which produces MATRNKAGATGGPKRGRPRGRTEQGHETRQRLYATALGFISARGYEATHLRDIAKEAGVSVGLLYRYFPSKRAIVLALYDELSSAYAARAEALPAGSWRERFLFALRASLGVLGPHHEVLKALIPVLVGGEEDGLFAPQTAFSRQRVQAVFEDAVAGATDVPSNATVAHALGRLLYVAHLAVVLWWLLDKSPRQRATEGLVSMLAGLLPPASLLLRLPGAGSMVLGADALCRQALFGEPARAQAEEVTR
- a CDS encoding carboxylesterase/lipase family protein, producing the protein MNVIKTPEVATKEGKVQGLVEGKISVFRGIPYAMPPTGALRWKAPERATPWPGVREAFNFGFSAYQSRQACIEAGGGDPGEMHEDCLFLNVWTPKLDAGAKLPVVFWIHGGAFVIGSGRLPPYEGIHLASRDVVLVTFNYRLGHLGFFMHPALEKENPGGPANFGLLDQVLALEWVRDNIARFGGDPGNVTVMGQSAGAKSVLSLFTSPQVREKNLFRRGVAMSAYVLQEKPLADARLAGMAFAWRNGLDRLLATMKDLRELGPEKFWMLPADTANAPSPIYGDSVLPEPIRETFARGEQLSLPLILGSTSDDSSVVSSFGIDPATILERLGAFAESIRQLYPDVDDDREIGRRMCRDFVFTVMPRLLATRHAERGAAVWRYYFEYRAKMLAPRQRLGVPHGGEVPYFLETAADVPPTGALFTEEDGTFMRHLVDSLVQFARTGAPGPVAQVSWEGHTETQDRLLRLDGSPQGVTDFERDILQAAENLMPFLDSLAKPPPPKLPRATSAAATASSNTRQEGRP
- a CDS encoding acyl-CoA desaturase, with protein sequence MNTATLGHAEVSLNGKGTGEPRASTASLVPPEVGRLRFDAARTLWLWGMLIPGVTVGLAAATPTTVVVSLLLTFATLCLGHSVGLHRGVIHRTYEAGPLTRGVLAYLFVLSGLGGPLSWARLHAVRDYWQNRPDCPPYFAYEHSMARDFGWNLHLRFEPADDRALARLPPDVLTDPWLCFLERTWPLHVLGLTGVVLAVLGPEAVALCVCARTAAGILGHWAVGYAAHVWGERRYALPGAAESGTNIWVLGVLSFGEGFHNNHHAFPGSARMGQKAHELDLGWWVIRGLCRLGLVRDVRT
- a CDS encoding helix-hairpin-helix domain-containing protein, giving the protein MRRLVPALLSASLMVGCGPTGSESEPSSSSTEHQDAPLTTTDVDVAPECQGLLTFVNTASLSTLDAYLPSDVAQNLVGYRATAPFSTLAQVSAVRGVGPVRLTQIEGGARALGYITSTCAGILDELALSTDDAAALVNLVNTIDSSALYAVLPYAWNGATNLLNLRPFTSAQAISEVTGIGTVSLRNLRNAATQGYALTALIAVINAQEESLWTSRLSQDFDIQDVIDGAHGNGEFKSAQCFGIDPSLFPAGQVWTVRPELATGTEVYNEIKSTVDYADRNEPLPETLYTDGLAELQARTAGRTFKGCFISYGKGPWGGIQVKFYVDTVTGYRILSEQHWSE
- a CDS encoding type II toxin-antitoxin system PemK/MazF family toxin, giving the protein MPPERINRGDVFWVEPDDSRGPVPSYSHPHVVVQDDVFNHSRITTVVVCALTSNLHRASEPGNVLLEVGEGNLPKQSVVVVSQVSSVDKARLGERIGALSDARVEQILAGLRFQQVSFFARP
- a CDS encoding WD40 repeat domain-containing protein, whose protein sequence is MPHTSPSLESLTELTTLEGLLAERGLDALLATFDEVLAGTPPDTRILKSESLSVGPRTLQVLRRALALDAALLRAHPETLFQCLYNRLRWFDAPDTAAHFAPTDAGPWSHAEAHLWKLAEHWRGQWTAREGTSWVESLRPLPGALEGNDQVLRHGAQVLCAAFSPSGDWLATGSWEDERNVRIWDVATGTLIRQLAGHEGEVRSVAWSPDGTRLASGSRDHDARIWDVETGELLHAMTRQEGQVTSVAFSPDGRWLAAANLGWRVRLFDVTSGREVRTLEGHEQSVLTVAFHPSGRWLASGASDDTVRIWDLETGTQTAHIRSTTSVSSVAFSPDGDWLVLTSMDGLIRVETAGWTRVPGALGQGPYSQVAWLEGARLGALAFNRVELLDARNGEVLRAHPYPSDGRERGAAFLPSGKRFALTAANGRTHVRDLDADPSPTLLAEQDRVMNLWGHAEGAWGITRLHSETRVIDSQGQATALPPGSPAAYAQTWQVSPDGAWLAQPELSSHERRYRLGILLLDARSLAPVRTLLAPPGEQAAKAQTLLVNKLPIAFSPDGKLLAAAIEEGAVHLWRVADGTLLHRLRGPGGPITWVDFTPDGTCVVSGHAASERVYVHEVRGGKVIVNTEAVVEPSPAYAAAASAPVIVVGRASGELVLITLPTGAQQVLTVSQEPVIALGLSADGTRVAASSMDECVRVFDVRTGARLHELPHPSLPFSIALSSEVLVTLAEDMHTRVFDLATGELRTELDGSVTTDDFVSQRYWETLGEGPVTFHLQRDTTPRAHFQDAMEETLILKDGLVLGRGRTERDFLYVLKLHIP
- a CDS encoding DUF1801 domain-containing protein gives rise to the protein MSNRSEEVERFMQELEHARKDEVESLRTAILAAHPGIAERIKWNAPSFCFKDDDRVTFKLKPKDCVQLIFHRGAKVKATQGFSFDDTSGLLQWAAPDRAIVTLRDLAEVKAKKKALCQVVVQWMEATSQ
- a CDS encoding trypsin-like serine protease, which produces MMSVKVMRRWSTVGAMSLLVGCGPEMVEEQAESVAPATIEQDIVGGTTTTINENPWQVSLRYGGHWCGGSILNKDWILTAAHCVDGYAVTSIVAGSTSSTSTSTGQTRNVAQTIIHEDYGASGNDVALLRLATSLDLNGTTVAAIPRISAADAASGATDPAVVARVTGWGATSSGGSGSATLRTVDVNVISNTEAQQSYPNEYIGPDQIGAKAPGKDSCQGDSGGPLTVNHNGTRKLAGVVSWGYGCADARYPGMYARVSYFESWIDSKLSGTTPPPGTTLLTQTNLSGSSSTWKHFAITVPSGTTSLKVVQSGGSGDADLYVRSGSQPTTSAYNCRPYLAGNEETCSFSNPQAGTWYVSVRGYSSYSGVSVTATIP